One part of the Sus scrofa isolate TJ Tabasco breed Duroc chromosome 8, Sscrofa11.1, whole genome shotgun sequence genome encodes these proteins:
- the CABS1 gene encoding calcium-binding and spermatid-specific protein 1, which yields MCMVPLCPMAEDGFQKIYSQPPTESTKTTTETTIFFGADNTIPKSESTITSEGDHITSVNDYMLESDFSTTTSNKLTSPKERLTSEDDVESHLEKELATLMDTKNPMANESITENFMPVKTGNISPPAEVSLIDFSTDVAKEAILVDTTEPGDEDVSLTFEVSGTLKESTASIADTPALPAKMGEPDGNNYSSLVKSNVTADDTVQITESSIPEAKISPATEKNSTIPDIIALPEETITEIDLILPEDGPNARADSDEEKFITVFELTTTIERDNDNPEDILLTDEESTDGVNTWMGRDKAKEAENHPVLLTAVESRYDFVVPVSVAMNLMDSHEFIADSAAMTKDDLSENNRMESLSKDTEALSGTTPDPDTLNHKEDAFTTEMGVFKLLKEEPDEFLI from the coding sequence ATGTGCATGGTGCCACTTTGTCCCATGGCTGAAGATGGTTTTCAGAAAATTTATTCTCAACCTCCAACAGAAAGCACTAAGACAACAACTGAAACAACCATTTTCTTTGGGGCTGACAACACTATTCCTAAATCAGAATCAACTATTACTTCAGAAGGAGACCACATTACTTCGGTAAATGACTATATGCTAGAAAGTGATTTTTCAACAACTACAAGCAATAAGCTTACATCTCCAAAGGAAAGACTAACATCAGAAGATGATGTTGAATCCCATCTGGAGAAAGAACTTGCCACTCTGATGGACACTAAAAACCCAATGGCTAATGAGTCTATTACTGAAAACTTCATGCCAGTGAAAACTGGTAACATCTCACCACCAGCTGAGGTTTCTTTAATAGATTTTTCCACTGATGTGGCAAAAGAAGCTATTCTCGtggataccactgagccaggggATGAAGATGTTTCACTGACTTTTGAAGTCTCTGGCACACTGAAGGAAAGCACGGCCAGCATTGCCGACACCCCTGCCCTTCCAGCTAAAATGGGTGAACCTGATGGTAACAATTATAGTTCCCTGGTTAAGTCCAATGTCACTGCTGATGACACTGTCCAGATCACTGAATCCTCTATCCCTGAGGCTAAAATCTCTCCAGCTACTGAAAAAAACTCCACTATTCCAGATATAATCGCCCTTCCAGAAGAGACAATAACTGAAATTGATTTAATTCTTCCAGAGGATGGCCCCAATGCCAGGGCTGATTCTGATGAGGAAAAGTTCATCACTGTGTTTGAACTCACTACCACCATTGAAAGAGACAATGATAACCCAGAAGATATTCTGCTAACTGATGAAGAGTCTACAGATGGAGTCAATACTTGGATGGGGAGAGATAAGGCAAAGGAAGCAGAAAACCATCCTGTTTTACTTACTGCTGTTGAATCCAGATATGACTTCGTTGTCCCTGTATCAGTAGCTATGAATCTCATGGATTCTCATGAATTCATAGCAGATTCAGCTGCTATGACAAAAGATGATTTGTCGGAAAATAATAGAATGGAATCTCTAAGTAAGGACACCGAAGCATTGTCAGGAACTACCCCTGATCCAGATACCCTAAACCATAAGGAAGATGCCTTCACAACTGAAATGGGTGTCTTTAAACTACTGAAAGAAGAACCAGATGAGTTCCTGATTTGA